In Arachis stenosperma cultivar V10309 chromosome 1, arast.V10309.gnm1.PFL2, whole genome shotgun sequence, one DNA window encodes the following:
- the LOC130968428 gene encoding VAMP-like protein YKT61 translates to MKITALFVLKCNATTTTDGSDPLILANATDVSQFGYFQRSSVREFIVFIARTVAKRTPQGQRQSVQHEEYKVHAYNRNGLCALGVMDDHYPVRSAFSLLNKVMDEYQKSFGESWRTVDKDSTQSWPFLDEALIKFQDPHEADKLLKIQKDLDETKIILHQTIESVLARGEKLDSLVEKSSDLSAASQMFYKQAKQTNQCCTVL, encoded by the exons TGATGGATCGGATCCACTCATTCTGGCTAACGCCACCGACGTAAGCCAGTTCGGTTATTTTCAGCGTTCCTCCGTCCGAGAATTCATCGTCTTCATCGCTCGCACCGTCGCCAAACGCACTCCTCAAGGCCAACGCCAATCCGTCCAACACGAAG AGTATAAGGTTCATGCTTACAACCGTAATGGCCTCTGTGCTTTGGGGGTTATGGATGATCACTATCCAGTTCGAAGTGCATTCTCTCTTCTCAACAAG GTGATGGATGAGTATCAAAAAAGTTTTGGCGAGTCATGGAGAACTGTTGACAAAGATAGCACTCAATCATGGCCCTTTCTGGATGAAGCTTTGATCAAATTCCAG GACCCTCATGAAGCTGACAAGTTATTGAAAATTCAGAAGGATTTAGATGAAACAAAAATCATTCTT CACCAGACTATTGAGAGTGTTCTTGCAAGAGGGGAGAAGCTAGATAGCTTAGTTGAGAAGAGTTCTGATCTAAGTGCAGCATCACAG ATGTTCTACAAGCAGGCAAAACAAACCAACCAGTGTTGTACGGTTTTGTAG
- the LOC130968442 gene encoding temperature-induced lipocalin-1-like, giving the protein MKVVKGLDVERYMGRWYEIASFPSFFQPKNGENTRATYTLNDDGTVHVLNETYANGKKVSIEGTAYKADPKSDEAKLKVKFYVPPFLPIIPVVGDYWVLYIDDDYQHAVIGGPTTKYLWILSRKNRIDEEVFNALVQEAKDVGYDVSKLHKTPQSETPPEGEEGPKDTKGIWWIKSLFGK; this is encoded by the exons ATGAAGGTGGTGAAGGGCCTTGATGTGGAGAGGTACATGGGTAGATGGTATGAGATAGCGAGTTTCCCTTCATTCTTTCAGCCAAAGAATGGTGAGAACACAAGAGCCACATACACACTCAATGATGATGGAACTGTGCATGTGCTCAATGAGACTTATGCTAATGGCAAGAAGGTCTCCATTGAAGGAACTGCATACAAGGCTGATCCGAAAAGCGACGAGGCAAAGCTCAAGGTCAAGTTCTATGTCCCTCCATTCTTACCCATCATCCCTGTTGTTGGAGACTACTGGGTTTTGTACATCGATGATGATTATCAACATGCTGTGATTGGAGGGCCAACCACCAAATATCTTTGG ATATTGTCAAGGAAGAACCGAATAGATGAGGAGGTCTTCAATGCGCTTGTTCAGGAAGCTAAGGATGTGGGGTATGATGTGAGCAAACTCCACAAGACTCCACAGAGTGAGACACCACCTGAGGGAGAAGAAGGCCCCAAAGACACCAAAGGCATTTGGTGGATCAAATCCCTTTTTGGGAAATAG